From a single Rhodococcus qingshengii JCM 15477 genomic region:
- a CDS encoding MadS family sensor histidine kinase, with protein MTADLSRLTGLRSGKSSFYPQYRGAAERLERVVHALELISRALVRTVEGPETLVCAVAEAARAHLSANWIVFALADGTLPDAGPRRLVLGPDATPFLVDNVEGPPLPEDVVECLDDIRYGRIESNSVIDAHYAFVPIVLGGGVVGAFAAWTPANRTLDTTDGAVLSILASQTAVALQNSALYQRGQLLLERAEDAYAEANRTAADLAVRNSELESTQRQLGVAHRHQVVDDERHRIARELHDSVTQAVLSAGMQIEVCRSDIPEAERSERLDLAKDLTRRAVEQLRSAIYALNHSSDADRTSLPEMLEQLGVVHMPDELAVSVRVGGTPTELPGDAEHALLRIAGEALFNAAVHAHANRAVLRLTYRADSVLLSVSDDGDGDPARMRLILKLAATNDVDGRHRGLANMQARTLELGGALEVRRARIGGIQILVRLPLPFDSGMENLCSTTEIESEES; from the coding sequence ATGACCGCGGACCTGTCCCGGCTCACCGGATTACGATCGGGTAAGAGTTCGTTCTACCCGCAGTATCGCGGTGCGGCCGAGCGCCTCGAACGCGTCGTGCATGCCTTGGAGTTGATCTCGCGGGCTTTGGTGCGCACCGTCGAGGGGCCGGAAACCCTCGTCTGCGCGGTCGCGGAAGCTGCCCGTGCGCATCTGAGTGCCAACTGGATTGTCTTCGCCTTGGCTGACGGAACTTTGCCCGACGCCGGACCACGGCGACTGGTTCTCGGCCCGGACGCCACCCCTTTTCTGGTCGACAACGTCGAGGGGCCGCCACTTCCGGAGGATGTCGTCGAATGCCTCGACGACATCCGGTACGGAAGAATCGAATCCAACTCGGTGATCGACGCGCACTACGCGTTTGTGCCGATCGTGCTCGGTGGCGGCGTGGTAGGTGCCTTTGCAGCCTGGACGCCGGCCAACCGAACCCTCGACACGACGGACGGAGCCGTGCTCAGCATTCTGGCCAGCCAGACTGCTGTGGCTCTGCAGAATTCGGCGCTCTATCAGCGCGGACAACTACTGCTCGAGCGTGCCGAAGATGCGTATGCGGAGGCCAATCGTACTGCAGCCGACCTTGCGGTGCGCAACAGCGAATTGGAGTCCACTCAGCGTCAACTCGGAGTGGCGCACCGGCACCAAGTGGTCGACGACGAACGTCACCGGATCGCCCGCGAACTGCACGACAGTGTGACACAGGCGGTGTTGTCGGCGGGCATGCAGATCGAGGTCTGCCGGAGCGACATCCCGGAGGCTGAACGCAGTGAAAGACTGGACTTGGCAAAGGATTTGACCAGGAGGGCGGTCGAGCAGCTTCGTTCGGCGATCTATGCGCTCAATCATTCGTCGGACGCGGACCGGACGTCGTTGCCCGAGATGCTCGAGCAACTCGGCGTGGTTCACATGCCGGACGAGTTGGCGGTGAGCGTTCGCGTCGGCGGTACCCCGACCGAACTTCCGGGCGATGCCGAACACGCTCTTCTCCGGATCGCTGGGGAAGCTCTCTTCAATGCAGCGGTCCATGCTCACGCGAATCGGGCGGTGCTACGTCTGACCTATCGGGCGGACTCCGTGTTGCTGTCGGTCTCCGACGACGGTGACGGCGACCCTGCGCGAATGCGTCTGATCCTCAAACTCGCAGCCACCAACGACGTCGACGGCCGCCATCGCGGTCTCGCGAACATGCAGGCGCGAACACTCGAGTTGGGTGGTGCGCTCGAAGTACGGCGCGCGCGGATCGGTGGGATTCAGATTCTCGTGCGACTACCACTGCCGTTCGACTCGGGCATGGAAAACCTTTGCTCCACCACTGAAATCGAGAGCGAGGAATCATGA